In the Setaria italica strain Yugu1 chromosome VI, Setaria_italica_v2.0, whole genome shotgun sequence genome, one interval contains:
- the LOC101759104 gene encoding fatty acyl-CoA reductase 1: MIGELRADAVVGYFRGKSILITGSTGFLGKVLVEKILRVQPDVKKLFLLIRAADVESAKQRVETEVTGKEIFHVLREKHGNRFEDFIQEKVCPLAGDVVYKNLGLDNAKLTELSKEIDIIVNGAATTNFYERYDVAFDTNVMGAKHICKFAKRCNKLKMLLHVSTAYVAGEQEGILPEKPFLVGETLREGGDLDIESELNLIKEIRIDMETNCSPEKVEKRTMKELGLKRAREFGWPNTYVFTKAMGEMILGHLRGDLPVVIIRPSIITSILNEPLPGWMEGIRTIDSFIIGYAKQALSIFLVNLDLIMDVVPGDMVVNAMMVAMAAHSEEQAQRIFHLTSSLRNPAPYAVLAESGHRYFLHNPPRSGKNGEPVRLSRMRFFRTLPGFRAYMAVKFRLPLEILRLLNIAGCGAFSRRYHELSRKYRYVMHIAELYAPYALFKGCFDDTNTERLRAVMVNNQQDKSRGYDFGFDPKSIDWDDYFYRVHIPGVVKYLLD, encoded by the exons ATGATTGGTGAACTGCGTGCTGATGCTGTTGTAGGGTACTTCAGGGGCAAGAGCATCCTGATCACTGGTTCAACTGGCTTCCTAGGGAAAG TGCTCGTGGAGAAGATACTGAGAGTTCAGCCCGACGTGAAGAAGCTCTTCCTCCTAATTCGAGCCGCCGATGTTGAGTCTGCAAAGCAGAGGGTTGAAACTGAG GTGACAGGGAAGGAGATCTTTCATGTTTTGAGAGAAAAGCATGGCAACAGATTTGAAGATTTCATCCAAGAAAAAGTCTGTCCACTTGCAGGAGACGTCGTGTATAAGAACTTGGGGCTAGACAATGCCAAATTAACAGAATTATCGAAAGAAATCGACATAATTGTAAATGGAGCTGcaactacaaatttctatgaaag ATATGATGTGGCTTTCGACACGAATGTCATGGGAGCCAAGCACATTTGCAAATTTGCAAAGAGGTGCAATAAACTCAAGATGCTGCTACATGTTTCAACAG CTTATGTAGCCGGTGAACAAGAAGGGATACTACCAGAGAAGCCATTCCTGGTGGGTGAAACCCTGAGGGAAGGCGGAGACCTTGATATTGAATCCGAATTAAATCTGATAAAAGAGATCAGGATAGACATGGAAACCAACTGTTCTCCAGAAAAGGTTGAGAAGAGAACCATGAAGGAGCTCGGCCTCAAGAG AGCAAGGGAGTTTGGGTGGCCAAACACATATGTGTTCACCAAGGCAATGGGGGAGATGATTCTGGGGCATCTGCGAGGTGATCTCCCGGTTGTTATCATCCGGCCGAGTATCATAACTAGTATCTTGAACGAGCCATTGCCTGGATGGATGGAAGGGATCAG GACAATCGACTCCTTCATCATCGGTTACGCCAAGCAGGCTTTGTCAATCTTCCTAGTCAACCTCGACTTGATAATGGACGTG GTTCCAGGGGACATGGTAGTGAACGCTATGATGGTTGCCATGGCTGCACACTCCGAGGAGCAGGCGCAGCGTATCTTCCACCTGACGTCATCGCTGCGCAACCCGGCACCCTACGCCGTCCTCGCGGAGTCTGGCCACCGGTACTTCCTCCATAATCCACCACGCTCCGGGAAGAACGGCGAGCCCGTGAGGCTGAGCAGGATGCGCTTCTTCCGCACCCTCCCGGGGTTCCGCGCGTACATGGCCGTCAAGTTCAGGCTTCCCCTCGAG ATCCTTCGCCTGCTGAACATTGCCGGGTGCGGCGCCTTCTCGCGGCGCTACCACGAGCTCAGCCGCAAGTACAGATACGTCATGCATATTGCAGAGCTCTACGCGCCATACGCCTTATTCAAAGGGTG CTTCGATGACACGAACACGGAGAGGCTGAGGGCGGTGATGGTGAACAATCAGCAGGACAAGAGCAGGGGATATGACTTTGGTTTCGATCCCAAGTCGATCGATTGGGACGACTATTTCTACAGGGTACACATCCCTGGTGTTGTCAAGTACCTCCTCGATTAG
- the LOC101759512 gene encoding xyloglucan endotransglycosylase/hydrolase protein 8, with amino-acid sequence MARRSLVLLLSSLAVAVLSILQPASAQSAWLDEFTTDGEVRADFDATGKQVASLVLDRSSGAGFNSTQKYLFGEFSVEMKLVPGNSAGTVTSFYLTSGETGKGDDHDEIDMEFMGNSSGAPTVLNTNVWASGDGKKEHQFYLWFDPAADYHKYTIIWNDKNIIFRVDDVTVRAFRRYADLPYPDAKPMAVHATLWDGSYWATEKGNIPIDWSAAPFVVSYRGYTANACVASEHGKPSCPAGRNEWMDRELDDTDRLTVAWARRNCLQYNYCEDGWRFPEGFPGECSRE; translated from the exons ATGGCGCGGCGGTCTCTGGTTCTGCTCTTGTcgtcgctcgccgtcgccgtcctctcGATCCTCCAGCCGGCCTCGGCGCAGTCGGCCTGGCTCGACGAGTTCACCACGGACGGCGAGGTCCGGGCCGACTTCGACGCTACGGGCAAGCAGGTGGCGTCGCTCGTCCTCGACCGGAGCTCCGGCGCCGGCTTCAACTCCACGCAGAAGTACCTCTTCGGCGAGTTCAGCGTCGAGATGAAGCTCGTCCCCGGCAACTCCGCCGGCACCGTCACATCCTTCTAC CTGACGTCCGGGGAGACCGGCAAGGGCGACGACCACGACGAGATCGACATGGAGTTCATGGGCAACTCGAGCGGCGCGCCAACGGTGCTCAACACCAACGTGTGGGCCAGCGGCGACGGCAAGAAGGAGCACCAGTTCTACCTCTGGTTCGACCCGGCCGCCGACTACCACAAGTACACCATCATCTGGAACGACAAGAACATCATCTTCCGCGTCGACGACGTCACCGTGCGCGCGTTCCGGCGCTACGCCGACCTCCCCTACCCGGACGCCAAGCCCATGGCGGTGCACGCCACTCTGTGGGACGGCAGCTACTGGGCCACCGAGAAGGGTAACATCCCCATTGACTGGTCCGCGGCGCCGTTCGTCGTCTCCTACCGGGGGTACACAGCCAACGCCTGCGTCGCCAGCGAGCACGGCAAGCCGTCGTGCCCCGCCGGTCGGAACGAGTGGATGGACAGGGAGCTCGACGACACGGACCGCCTCACCGTGGCCTGGGCCAGGCGCAACTGCTTGCAGTACAACTACTGCGAGGACGGCTGGCGGTTCCCGGAGGGGTTCCCCGGCGAGTGCAGCCGCGAATGA